Proteins encoded within one genomic window of Bradyrhizobium sp. 186:
- a CDS encoding MoxR family ATPase, whose product MKFTGTKDYVATDDLKVAVNASIVLERPLLIKGEPGTGKTVLAEEVAKALNAPLLTWHIKSTTKAQQGLYEYDAVSRLRDSQLGDARVSDIKNYIKRGKLWDAFTAEQRPVLLIDEIDKADIEFPNDLLLELDRMEFHVYETGETIKAQQRPIMMITSNNEKELPDAFLRRCFFHYIKFPDADTMGRIVDVHFPNIKKRLVEEALRIFFEVREVPGLKKKPSTSELLDWLKLLLNEEMTPEQLRERDPRKLIPPLHGALLKNEQDVHLFERLAFLSRREV is encoded by the coding sequence ATGAAATTTACCGGCACCAAGGACTATGTTGCGACCGACGATCTCAAGGTCGCGGTCAACGCCTCGATCGTGCTGGAGCGCCCGCTGCTCATCAAGGGTGAGCCCGGCACCGGCAAGACGGTGCTGGCCGAGGAAGTGGCGAAGGCGCTGAACGCGCCGCTTCTGACCTGGCACATCAAGTCCACCACCAAGGCGCAGCAGGGCCTCTACGAATATGACGCGGTGTCGCGCCTGCGTGACAGCCAGCTCGGCGACGCGCGGGTGTCCGACATCAAGAACTACATCAAGCGCGGCAAGCTGTGGGACGCCTTCACCGCCGAGCAGCGCCCGGTGCTCTTGATCGACGAGATCGACAAGGCCGACATCGAGTTTCCCAACGACCTTCTGCTCGAGCTCGACCGCATGGAATTCCATGTCTACGAGACCGGCGAGACGATCAAGGCGCAGCAGCGCCCGATCATGATGATCACCTCCAACAACGAGAAGGAGCTGCCGGACGCGTTCCTGCGCCGCTGCTTCTTCCACTACATCAAATTCCCCGACGCTGACACCATGGGGCGCATCGTCGACGTCCACTTCCCCAACATCAAGAAGCGCCTGGTCGAAGAAGCGCTGCGCATCTTCTTCGAGGTGCGCGAGGTGCCCGGCTTGAAGAAGAAGCCGTCGACCTCCGAGCTGCTCGATTGGCTGAAGCTGCTGCTCAACGAAGAGATGACCCCGGAACAGCTCCGCGAGCGCGACCCGCGAAAACTGATCCCGCCGCTGCACGGCGCGCTGCTCAAGAACGAGCAGGACGTGCATCTGTTCGAGCGGCTGGCGTTTTTGAGCCGGCGGGAAGTGTAG
- a CDS encoding GlsB/YeaQ/YmgE family stress response membrane protein: MGIIAALIIGAIAGWLAGKIVHGAGFGLIGNIVVGIIGALVAGWVLPQLGVSLGGGMIRDILSATIGAVIVLVILSLIKRA, translated from the coding sequence ATGGGAATTATCGCGGCACTGATCATCGGCGCGATCGCTGGGTGGCTCGCGGGCAAGATTGTCCACGGGGCGGGATTTGGACTGATCGGCAATATCGTGGTCGGCATCATCGGCGCGCTCGTCGCAGGCTGGGTGCTGCCTCAGCTCGGCGTCAGCCTCGGCGGCGGCATGATCCGCGACATCCTCAGCGCCACCATCGGCGCGGTGATTGTGCTCGTCATCCTTTCGCTGATAAAACGAGCCTGA